A window of Halobacillus naozhouensis genomic DNA:
CGTGGTTCTGCAACACTTGAGAATTACGATTTCATTGAAAAGATCTCCCATTTTGATCGGGAAGAGGTACCGGAACGTGTAGTCCATGCACGAGGATCTGGAGCATTTGGATATTTTGAAACCTACGGAAAAGCTGGAGATGAACCGGTAGAGAAGTATACTCGCGCAAAAGTATTTTCGGGTGCAGGGAAGAGAACACCGTTAATGGTTCGCTTCTCAACAGTGGCAGGAGCAAAAGATTCGCCGGAAACAGAGCGGGACCCACGCGGATTTGCAATAAAAATGTACACAGAAGATGGCAACTGGGATCTAGTTGGGAATAATCTGAAAATTTTCTTTATCCGTGATGCGATGAAATTCCCTGATATGATTCATGCGTTTAAAGCTGATCCGGCTTCGAATGTACCAAATCCTCGGCGGATGTTTGACTTCGTTTCCCGTTCCCCTGAGGCAACGCATATGATTACATTCGTGTTCTCTCCATGGGGTATTCCCGCGACATATCGTCACATGCAGGGCTCTGGTGTAAATACCTATAAATGGGTAAATGACAAAGGAGAGGCTGTGTTGGTGAAGTATCATTGGGAGCCGAAATCAGGTATTCGTAACTTAACACAAGAAGAGGCGAACGCAATTCAAGCGAAGAACGTCGGTCATGCCACACAAGATTTATATGAATCGATTGAGCGCGGAGATTATCCAGAATGGGAACTCTTTGTGCAGATCATGGAGGATGGTTACCATCCTGAGCTCGATTTTGATCCACTCGATGACACGAAACTTTGGCCGGAGGATAAGTTTCCGTGGTTGCCGGTCGGTCGTATGGTCCTTGATCGCAATCCAGTTGATTTCCATGCTGAGATTGAGCAAGCCGCCTTCGGTACAGGGGTTCTTGTCGATGGAATGGACTTCTCAGACGATAAAATGCTGCAAGGCCGTACCTTCTCTTACTCCGATACGCAGCGCTATCGCATAGGTGCAAACTATCTAAAGTTACCTGTGAACGCACCGAAAGTGCCTGTTCGTACGAACCAGCATCGTGGTCAAATGGATATTCGTGACCCGAAAGAGTCTGGAGATAATCCACATATTGACTATGAGCCATCAATGACCGGAGGCTATCGGGAAGCAGGTAATGAAGATCCTCCACAGCACCGTCCAACGTATAATGCAGCGGCTATGCGTGAACCAATTGATCGACCTAACAACTACGGCCAAGCGGGCGAAACGTACCGCGAATTTGAAGATTGGGAGCGCGATGAATTGATCAATAACCTCTCCGGAGCACTTGCGGTATGTGACAAACGAATCCAAGATGCCATGATTGAGCACTTCACACAAGCCGATGAAGACTATGGTCGCCGTGTGAAGGAAGATATCGAAAAGAAAATGAAAGAAATGAAGAAAGAAAACAAAGTTCCGGGCCGTGAATCAGGTAAATCGAAATATGGTCAAGGTTCAATAGCTGAGAACGAAGCAACAAAAGATGCTGTTAAGAAAAGCCACGAATCCGATCCTTATTAATTAAAATGTAAGAACGCAAGGGGCTGCCAGTCAGTAAAATTGACTGGCGGCCTTTTTATTTATGTCTATTACCGATTCTTTCCAGGGGGAGTGTTTCTGGGCCTGCCTTTGGTTATTTGGTGGTTTTATTTTGATCTATTATGGGGTCGTTGATACACGGGGAGATGCTTGGGGAAGAAGTGAGCTTATGAGAAATCTCCGTAGAACGAAACAACACTGCAATGATTCTAAAAGTTATGTTGCTCCTTTTCACACTTATAGGCGATCGTACATATTATTTGTCTAAAGAGGTGGTGAACGATGGAGGAAAAAAACGTGAATGTAGAACATGATCCTTTTGCGATTGAGCATGAAGAATGGAAAAAACGACAGGTAAGGTCAAGGTTTAAACAATTACTTACAATTTCTTCACCAATATTTATATTAATATTATGGGAGTTTTTATCCAGAACAGGTCTAGTTGATGCAAGGTTTTTCCCGCCACCGTCAGAAATTGTCGGAACGTTTGTGGCGATGGGAGCCAGCGGAGAGTTATATAACCACATAGGTATTTCATTATATAGAATATTTGCCGGGTTTCTGCTCGGGGTTATACCCGGAGTGATCCTAGGCCTTTTAATGGGATTATATTCTCCGTTACGTCATTTCTTTTCACCGCTTGTTATGGCGCTTATGCCAATACCGACTTTGGCTTTATTGCCCATTATTTTAATTATATTTGGAGTTGGTGAAGTTTCGAAAATTGTAACGATCGCAGGAAGTGTGTTTTTTCCAGTTGTTATTAATACAGTTGCCGGAGTTGTGAACATTGACCGGATTTATTTGGATGTAGCCAAAAATTATGGAGCTAACTCTAAAGATTTCTTCTTTAAAATTGCTTTGCCGGGTTCGCTTCCGGTCATGATAGAGGGTATTCAAATGGGGCAGGCTATCGCTCTTTTAACTATTGTAGCTGCTGAAATGATGGGTGCTAATTCCGGGATCGGATATTTAATTTGGACCTCCTATAATGCCTTCTTATTAAAAGAAATGTATGTAGGCCTTGTACTCATTTCATTCTTCGGGTATCTATTCTCCCTTATTTTAAGAGGGTTTCAAAGAAAGTTATTACCGTGGAGGTAACAGTGCGGAGAGGTGATGACATGGATCATAAACCGAAAATTTCGCTTCAGGATCTGACGAAAGTTTTTTACAAAAAAGACAGTAGTGTCACAGCTTTAAAAGAGATCACGATAGATATTAAAGATGGTGAGTTTGTATGTCTAATCGGACCGAGCGGATGTGGAAAAACGACGTTGCTGCGAATTCTCGCAGGTCTGGAAAATCCAAGCACTGGTACGTTTTCCATCGCTCAAGGTAAGGAAGACCGACCACTGCAATCTATGGTTTTTCAAGAACGAGGTGTGATCCCCTGGTTAACGGTTGAAGAGAATGTGGCTTTTGGCCTTAGGATGAGGCATTTGCCGAAAAGGACGGTCAAAGAACGAACCGCTTATTACTTGGCCAAAGTTGGCCTTGATAAATTTGCGAAGCTGTATCCAAAAGAGTTGTCTGGCGGAATGAAGCAGCGGGTAAGTATAGCACGGGCATTTGCTAATGATCCGGAAATATTATTAATGGATGAACCTTTTGGTGCCCTGGATGAACAAAATAAATTTATTCTTCAAGAAGAATTATTAACGATATGGTCAGAAACGAAAAAAACGGTACTCTTTATTACACATAGCATCGATGAAGCGTTGTTGCTTAGTGACAGAATTCTATTAATGAGTTCTCAACCTGGTAGAATTATCGATGAAAAGATAATCGATTTGCCCCGCCCGAGAACAATGGAACAAGTTCGAGCTAATCAGACGATGGCAGATAATTTTGTAGAAATTTGGAACCATTTGCAAGATGAGGTGCAAGGTTCGAGAGTTTAAGATAAGAGGAGAGATCGAACATGAAAAAATTTACGATCCTGTATGTCCTGCCGTTGCTTTTGTTTGTTCTAATCTTAAGTGGATGTTCCTCAGGGCAGTCAGATCAAGCAGGGGACGAAGATCAATCGAACGATAAGGTTACGAATGAAGTGAATGAAAACAATCCATCGGGAGATCTGGCACCACTTGAAGAGAAAGTAACAGTTGTCATCGCAGAAGATGGTTCGGCTTCAGGAGCGGGATTTTATATCGCCAATGAAAAAGGATATTTTGAAGACTATAATATTGAAGTGGAATTCGCTCAATTCGCAAATAGTGATGATATGCTTCCGGCCCTGGCGGCAGGAGAAGTTGATATCGCCGGGGGTGTGTCTACGGCATCATTTTTTAATGCTATCGCTCAGGGAATCAATGTAAAGATTATTGCTGATAAAGGGCACAACATTAAAGGAGATTCTTATTTTTCCTTTGTCATTCGCAACGACTTAAAGGGTGAAATAGAGGAATATTCAGATTTTAAGGGGAAACGTATTGCTGTTTCATCTCAAAACGCGGTAGATGATTACATTTTTCATAGAATGTTAGAATATGCTGGTTTAACAGAAGAAGATGTCGAGTTTGTACTGATGTCAGACTTTGGTAATATGCTCGCCTCAATCGGCAGCGGCTCCGTTGATGCTGCTCTTCAAATTGAGCCCCTTATTACTCAAGGGATTCAACAAGGGATACACAGCCGATTTGGAGACGCGACTGACTATGCGCCAGAAGCTCAAATCGCTATGGTATTAGGGGCGCCTGACTTCATTAAAAAAGAAACGGATGTTTCGCTGCGGTTTATGGCAGCCTATTTAAAAGGAGTACGTGATTACAATGATGCCTTTATTAAAGGGGAAGGAACCGATGAAATCATTGATATTATGACAGAATACACAGCGCTAAAAGACCCTAAGATATGGAAAGAAGTTGCAGTCACGGGGTTAAACCCAAATGGTGAAATGTTTATTGAAGATATAAAGAAACAATATAAGATGTATAAAAAGAATGGAGCGATACGTGGAGAGATAGATTTCGATAAAGCTATCGATACTTCTATTACTGAAAAAGCAGCTGAAATAATCGGGGAATATGAAAAATAAATAACGAATGTAAGAAAGAGCAGCTGGAATAGGTAA
This region includes:
- a CDS encoding catalase; translated protein: MEENKEKNASDGNDVERETLTTRQGRPMTDNQNIRTIGNRGSATLENYDFIEKISHFDREEVPERVVHARGSGAFGYFETYGKAGDEPVEKYTRAKVFSGAGKRTPLMVRFSTVAGAKDSPETERDPRGFAIKMYTEDGNWDLVGNNLKIFFIRDAMKFPDMIHAFKADPASNVPNPRRMFDFVSRSPEATHMITFVFSPWGIPATYRHMQGSGVNTYKWVNDKGEAVLVKYHWEPKSGIRNLTQEEANAIQAKNVGHATQDLYESIERGDYPEWELFVQIMEDGYHPELDFDPLDDTKLWPEDKFPWLPVGRMVLDRNPVDFHAEIEQAAFGTGVLVDGMDFSDDKMLQGRTFSYSDTQRYRIGANYLKLPVNAPKVPVRTNQHRGQMDIRDPKESGDNPHIDYEPSMTGGYREAGNEDPPQHRPTYNAAAMREPIDRPNNYGQAGETYREFEDWERDELINNLSGALAVCDKRIQDAMIEHFTQADEDYGRRVKEDIEKKMKEMKKENKVPGRESGKSKYGQGSIAENEATKDAVKKSHESDPY
- a CDS encoding ABC transporter permease encodes the protein MEEKNVNVEHDPFAIEHEEWKKRQVRSRFKQLLTISSPIFILILWEFLSRTGLVDARFFPPPSEIVGTFVAMGASGELYNHIGISLYRIFAGFLLGVIPGVILGLLMGLYSPLRHFFSPLVMALMPIPTLALLPIILIIFGVGEVSKIVTIAGSVFFPVVINTVAGVVNIDRIYLDVAKNYGANSKDFFFKIALPGSLPVMIEGIQMGQAIALLTIVAAEMMGANSGIGYLIWTSYNAFLLKEMYVGLVLISFFGYLFSLILRGFQRKLLPWR
- a CDS encoding ABC transporter ATP-binding protein — encoded protein: MDHKPKISLQDLTKVFYKKDSSVTALKEITIDIKDGEFVCLIGPSGCGKTTLLRILAGLENPSTGTFSIAQGKEDRPLQSMVFQERGVIPWLTVEENVAFGLRMRHLPKRTVKERTAYYLAKVGLDKFAKLYPKELSGGMKQRVSIARAFANDPEILLMDEPFGALDEQNKFILQEELLTIWSETKKTVLFITHSIDEALLLSDRILLMSSQPGRIIDEKIIDLPRPRTMEQVRANQTMADNFVEIWNHLQDEVQGSRV
- a CDS encoding ABC transporter substrate-binding protein, which encodes MKKFTILYVLPLLLFVLILSGCSSGQSDQAGDEDQSNDKVTNEVNENNPSGDLAPLEEKVTVVIAEDGSASGAGFYIANEKGYFEDYNIEVEFAQFANSDDMLPALAAGEVDIAGGVSTASFFNAIAQGINVKIIADKGHNIKGDSYFSFVIRNDLKGEIEEYSDFKGKRIAVSSQNAVDDYIFHRMLEYAGLTEEDVEFVLMSDFGNMLASIGSGSVDAALQIEPLITQGIQQGIHSRFGDATDYAPEAQIAMVLGAPDFIKKETDVSLRFMAAYLKGVRDYNDAFIKGEGTDEIIDIMTEYTALKDPKIWKEVAVTGLNPNGEMFIEDIKKQYKMYKKNGAIRGEIDFDKAIDTSITEKAAEIIGEYEK